The Neobacillus sp. PS3-34 genome has a window encoding:
- a CDS encoding DUF3298 and DUF4163 domain-containing protein has translation MTVLKQTNLYMMNGVTKTFVKKLSPGEVYRIYNFLPGKLGLGAGYFIDRDSRIKYQTPSKEKLQALGVTVLKIKYQGVLDYPQVTNLLSKAAQDKINVTLKKHINDSYTALLRLEAQEKEDRQKYLDEHGYPVPKDEDYMYSYEYDVTYQVKYNENNQLSLLVYDYIYTGGAHGMEIVTSYNFNVLTGQQLKLGDIAQSTTGFNKIKKYAIADLMNRAKRGEGIFTGDLNKMEINNNRPFYFTSNGIAIIFQEYEVAPYAAGMPEVKIPYKVFK, from the coding sequence TTGACGGTATTGAAGCAGACTAACCTTTATATGATGAATGGAGTCACAAAGACTTTTGTAAAAAAATTAAGCCCTGGTGAAGTGTATCGCATTTACAACTTCCTTCCGGGAAAACTGGGATTGGGCGCAGGCTATTTTATTGACCGTGACAGCCGCATCAAATACCAGACTCCATCGAAGGAAAAGCTGCAGGCATTAGGAGTAACAGTCCTCAAAATTAAATACCAAGGTGTCCTTGATTATCCCCAGGTGACCAATCTGCTCAGCAAAGCGGCCCAGGATAAAATAAACGTGACATTAAAAAAGCACATCAATGATTCTTATACGGCTTTACTTCGACTAGAAGCACAGGAAAAAGAGGATCGGCAGAAGTATTTGGATGAGCATGGCTATCCAGTTCCTAAAGATGAGGACTATATGTATAGCTATGAATATGATGTAACCTATCAGGTCAAGTACAATGAAAACAACCAACTCAGTCTTCTTGTATACGACTATATATATACCGGCGGGGCCCATGGAATGGAAATTGTGACTTCCTATAATTTCAATGTGCTAACAGGCCAGCAGCTGAAATTGGGAGATATTGCGCAAAGCACAACCGGCTTTAACAAAATCAAAAAATATGCCATCGCAGACCTTATGAATCGTGCAAAACGAGGCGAAGGAATTTTCACTGGTGATCTGAACAAAATGGAAATAAACAATAACCGCCCATTCTACTTCACCTCAAACGGCATCGCAATCATATTCCAGGAATATGAGGTTGCCCCGTATGCTGCCGGAATGCCTGAAGTAAAAATACCTTATAAAGTGTTTAAATAA
- a CDS encoding DUF2207 domain-containing protein, which yields MFALKNIFKAILLLAAFFAFVVPAQAKSYSIDQARIRYWIQPNGDLVVNELYSYTVDGSFKNVTRTFSKKYNKGIDHFFAYEVSKPNAKIYNIEDKDLHPLQVNVKGYTFKSDTQAKSGKKTIFYYYVLKGAVKSYHSYSDLTVPIFGKGGSHDTDINNITIDFIFPDLVNPYEYYPFIHDGLGKTVNQQFGGVTLKTPVSKRHTLTEARLLFPSIVMAKQKKTKAPISLKEAIAQEKQLIKTAAAKKEQQKTYGNFLYLAAAVLGLACLAILFRRLTQSKAASHPSEWLMSDPLLMDMVDCRGKKNSNSLLAGLYSLVEKGKAEVRAIQMKTRFENEHHTPNEMLYFSLKVPESSLSPSEQKLVSWLFRCKDQNGNLSFFMSDIAEATKRDKTTERQLFKADEKEWFSSVLSEMKEAGILSDKRIRLRARTLMPAVVPAVIYAYSLDSVTLFWTIFYATLAGTLLVLGWLKPQQRWRVVLFFTVSLTATFLLTDAHIIRGLASPIILSCLLYCLTPRLTLTEKAASIKATIREFTKHIKREGIPETALYRELEKWMVRSLLLKGKKQPKRYMKAIHFDTATAASAPLSYLIVSGKNLANFLKIPGNGLCRWKAAPLQATWDFPMITVALMLEPNKKS from the coding sequence GTGTTTGCCCTGAAAAACATATTTAAAGCGATCCTTCTTCTGGCGGCTTTTTTTGCATTTGTCGTCCCCGCCCAGGCAAAATCGTATTCTATCGACCAGGCGAGGATTCGATACTGGATTCAGCCGAATGGTGATTTAGTAGTGAATGAACTGTACAGCTACACGGTTGATGGAAGTTTTAAAAATGTGACACGGACTTTCTCTAAAAAGTACAATAAAGGGATAGATCATTTTTTTGCCTATGAAGTTTCTAAGCCAAACGCAAAAATTTACAATATTGAAGATAAGGACTTGCACCCTCTTCAAGTTAATGTGAAGGGGTATACCTTCAAGAGTGATACCCAAGCAAAAAGCGGTAAGAAAACCATCTTCTATTACTATGTATTAAAGGGCGCAGTAAAGTCCTACCACTCCTACAGCGACTTGACGGTACCCATCTTTGGCAAAGGCGGTAGCCATGATACAGACATAAACAACATAACAATCGATTTTATCTTTCCTGACTTAGTCAATCCATACGAATACTATCCGTTTATTCATGATGGGCTCGGAAAAACAGTGAATCAGCAGTTTGGAGGTGTTACGTTAAAAACACCCGTTTCCAAAAGGCACACTTTAACAGAAGCCCGATTACTGTTTCCTTCAATTGTGATGGCTAAACAGAAAAAAACGAAGGCTCCGATTTCATTAAAAGAAGCCATCGCACAGGAAAAACAGCTGATAAAAACAGCTGCGGCTAAAAAAGAACAACAAAAAACCTACGGGAATTTTCTTTACCTAGCGGCTGCGGTGCTTGGGCTCGCCTGTCTGGCCATATTGTTTCGTCGTTTAACACAATCGAAAGCAGCCAGCCATCCAAGCGAATGGCTAATGAGTGACCCTCTCCTCATGGATATGGTCGACTGCCGTGGAAAAAAGAATTCGAATTCGCTTCTCGCTGGCTTATATTCACTGGTTGAAAAAGGCAAGGCCGAGGTCAGAGCAATACAAATGAAAACAAGGTTTGAAAATGAACACCACACGCCGAACGAGATGCTTTATTTTTCATTGAAAGTTCCGGAAAGCAGCCTGTCCCCCTCTGAGCAAAAGCTTGTGTCCTGGCTCTTCAGGTGCAAGGACCAAAACGGGAATCTCTCCTTTTTTATGAGCGATATTGCTGAAGCCACAAAACGGGATAAGACAACAGAGCGGCAGCTGTTTAAGGCTGATGAAAAAGAATGGTTTTCCAGTGTCCTAAGCGAAATGAAGGAAGCGGGCATTCTGAGTGATAAACGGATACGGCTGCGGGCGAGGACGCTGATGCCTGCTGTGGTCCCGGCTGTTATTTATGCTTATAGCCTGGACTCCGTGACTTTATTTTGGACTATTTTTTATGCAACATTAGCCGGTACGCTTCTGGTTCTGGGATGGCTCAAGCCCCAGCAGCGCTGGCGTGTCGTACTTTTCTTTACCGTTTCCCTGACGGCAACGTTTTTGCTGACTGATGCCCATATAATCCGTGGGCTCGCTTCACCCATTATCCTGTCATGCCTTCTTTATTGCTTGACACCAAGGCTAACACTCACCGAAAAGGCAGCTTCGATCAAAGCAACTATAAGAGAATTTACGAAACATATAAAACGTGAAGGAATCCCGGAAACAGCGTTATACAGGGAGCTTGAAAAATGGATGGTCCGGTCCCTTTTGCTAAAAGGAAAGAAACAGCCAAAAAGATACATGAAGGCAATCCATTTCGATACGGCGACTGCCGCGTCAGCGCCGCTCTCCTATCTGATCGTTTCAGGCAAGAACCTGGCGAATTTTTTAAAAATACCTGGAAATGGATTGTGCCGCTGGAAAGCAGCTCCTCTTCAAGCGACGTGGGATTTTCCGATGATAACGGTGGCGTTGATGCTGGAGCCGAATAAAAAGTCATAG
- a CDS encoding NUDIX domain-containing protein — MISQALILQDNKVLMVKQYVQRGDIVWNYPGGGIEKKETPEEACIREVKEETGYDVAIRKLLDKTSDKYTFVCEITGGELWLDSNNEVNNDIIDIGWISLDDREKFDAYTMPLIERFFIRIDLRASEIVGK; from the coding sequence TTGATATCACAGGCCCTGATTTTACAAGACAACAAGGTGTTAATGGTGAAACAATATGTTCAAAGAGGAGATATCGTTTGGAATTATCCAGGAGGAGGGATTGAAAAGAAGGAAACCCCGGAAGAAGCCTGCATTAGAGAAGTGAAGGAAGAAACGGGGTATGATGTGGCGATTAGAAAATTACTAGATAAAACCTCTGATAAGTATACATTTGTTTGTGAAATTACGGGCGGGGAGCTCTGGCTCGATTCGAACAATGAGGTCAATAACGATATTATCGACATCGGGTGGATTTCTCTTGATGACAGAGAGAAGTTTGATGCATATACGATGCCTTTAATAGAGCGGTTTTTTATTAGAATTGACCTTCGCGCCTCGGAAATTGTCGGAAAATAG
- a CDS encoding class D sortase yields the protein MQKMHRKKWRWVILAIPIFVLLIGAGVVAYFGYDLTKQTVLLAHTAVKEYKPDLPDNKFDQPWPTLPEPGTKIGSLKFSSLGLNVPVVQGTHADELKKGAGHFAGSALPGQGGNVILSGHRDTVFVKLKNLKKGDPVTFTTPYGDFVYETTGFKIVHSDDMTVAVPSDHETLTLTTCYPFNFIGNAPDRFIVYTKLVSQPTIKGKS from the coding sequence ATGCAAAAGATGCACAGAAAAAAATGGAGATGGGTGATCCTTGCGATCCCCATCTTCGTCTTGTTAATTGGAGCTGGCGTTGTAGCCTATTTTGGTTATGATCTGACAAAACAAACGGTTCTGCTCGCACATACAGCCGTGAAGGAATATAAACCGGATCTTCCGGACAATAAGTTCGACCAGCCATGGCCGACATTGCCCGAACCTGGCACAAAAATTGGCAGCCTGAAGTTTTCATCGCTCGGATTAAATGTTCCGGTTGTACAGGGAACGCATGCTGATGAATTGAAAAAAGGCGCCGGTCACTTTGCAGGAAGCGCTCTTCCAGGACAGGGTGGAAACGTCATACTTAGCGGACACCGGGATACTGTCTTTGTTAAGTTGAAAAATCTAAAAAAGGGCGACCCCGTCACCTTTACAACACCATATGGCGATTTCGTTTACGAAACAACGGGTTTCAAGATTGTCCATTCCGACGACATGACGGTAGCAGTCCCGTCAGATCACGAAACACTTACGCTGACCACCTGCTATCCGTTCAACTTCATCGGAAACGCGCCAGACCGGTTCATCGTTTATACAAAGCTAGTATCTCAGCCTACCATAAAAGGAAAAAGTTAA
- a CDS encoding LPXTG cell wall anchor domain-containing protein — protein sequence MDLKGNLLATIDPKKSDLDPRVIQSKLISLKQAVLAKEALEKTGKFVPMAEAKLPKTATNNYDYMAIGGLIMLLGGVTLVPAARFYRKSGQSAEA from the coding sequence ATGGACTTGAAAGGCAACTTGCTGGCGACAATCGATCCTAAGAAATCGGATTTGGATCCACGAGTTATCCAAAGCAAGCTGATTTCACTGAAGCAGGCAGTTCTTGCAAAAGAAGCACTTGAAAAGACCGGGAAATTCGTGCCAATGGCAGAAGCGAAGCTGCCGAAAACAGCAACAAATAACTATGATTATATGGCAATCGGCGGATTGATCATGCTTTTAGGCGGCGTTACACTGGTTCCTGCTGCAAGATTTTACCGTAAATCCGGCCAATCCGCAGAGGCTTAA
- a CDS encoding VanZ family protein, whose translation MGFNNENKLSDIGCSNMDGCYFFLYAASLFYGENTFEIIRRTLAKEQAEWPQTGGLPFDLEVINMVIRKIAHFLVFGIFAILLFKCIRNVKGPILSPGWR comes from the coding sequence ATGGGATTTAATAATGAAAATAAATTATCGGATATTGGCTGTAGTAACATGGATGGCTGTTATTTTTTTCTTTACGCAGCTTCCTTATTTTACGGGGAAAACACATTTGAAATTATTCGCAGGACTCTAGCTAAAGAACAGGCAGAATGGCCCCAAACTGGAGGGCTGCCGTTTGACCTAGAGGTTATTAATATGGTGATCAGGAAGATTGCCCATTTCCTTGTTTTTGGGATTTTTGCTATCCTATTATTTAAGTGTATCAGAAATGTAAAAGGGCCTATTTTATCACCTGGATGGCGGTAA
- a CDS encoding VanZ family protein: MYAASDEWHQSFVPGRAPLVTDVLIDTAGASFALFLTFLYSRKKEKRVSGENFKERLF; this comes from the coding sequence ATGTACGCCGCATCGGATGAGTGGCATCAATCCTTTGTGCCTGGGAGAGCGCCGCTCGTGACGGATGTTTTAATAGACACTGCCGGTGCTTCATTTGCATTGTTCTTAACTTTCCTCTACAGCAGGAAAAAGGAGAAAAGGGTGAGTGGCGAGAATTTTAAAGAGAGACTGTTTTAG
- a CDS encoding VOC family protein — translation MNETKKNNHIAIICSNYKRSKEFYVDLLGLKPIQEIYREERDSYKLNLEVNGLYQIELFSFSNPPERPSYPEAAGLRHLAFEVENIEEAVHYLRKNQLEVQEIQVDQWTGKKYTFFPDPDGLPIELYEG, via the coding sequence ATAAATGAAACTAAAAAAAATAACCATATTGCGATTATTTGTTCCAATTATAAAAGGTCGAAAGAGTTTTATGTGGATTTGCTTGGGCTGAAACCCATTCAGGAAATATACAGGGAAGAACGTGATTCCTATAAGCTGAATCTTGAGGTAAACGGACTCTATCAAATTGAGTTGTTTTCTTTCTCCAATCCGCCAGAACGCCCGAGCTATCCGGAGGCAGCGGGTCTGCGGCATCTAGCATTTGAAGTGGAAAATATAGAAGAAGCGGTTCATTATTTGAGGAAGAATCAACTTGAAGTTCAAGAGATTCAGGTTGATCAATGGACAGGGAAGAAGTACACCTTCTTTCCTGATCCAGATGGATTGCCAATTGAGCTTTATGAGGGATAA
- a CDS encoding DUF3789 domain-containing protein: MFIFIAGLFVGSFAMLFTMSLMVAAKRGDQQSEAFFTEKAY; encoded by the coding sequence ATGTTTATTTTTATCGCTGGATTATTTGTAGGGTCATTTGCAATGCTTTTTACAATGAGTTTAATGGTCGCTGCCAAAAGAGGGGACCAGCAGTCCGAAGCATTTTTTACTGAAAAAGCGTATTAA
- a CDS encoding LCP family protein has product MRSEIKKRKKWPRIVGLTLLFTMLAGGAYAYYIYNSVTNTVANMYKPIVHEEPEKRVNEVLPAANKQPTTKPITPRAPATTKKPFSVLMLGVDQRPGDKGRSDTIIVLTVNPNKKSVKMLSIPRDTRTEIIGKGKEDKINHAYAFGGVQMSVNTVEHFLGIPIDYYMKVNMEGLRDVVDAIGGVKVHNDLDFTSDGVHFPIGEVSLNGKTALSYSRMRYEDPHGDFGRQSRQRKIIQEVINKGASFSTLSNYKGVLGAMEKNIQTNMTLNEMIDIQKNYIQAREHIEQEALEGNGTKMNKIYYFIVSPEEKQRVHNELMNHLEI; this is encoded by the coding sequence TTGAGGAGCGAAATAAAGAAAAGAAAAAAGTGGCCTAGGATTGTTGGCCTTACGCTATTGTTTACCATGCTTGCCGGGGGCGCATATGCCTACTATATTTACAATTCGGTTACCAATACGGTTGCGAATATGTATAAACCGATTGTCCATGAAGAGCCTGAAAAACGTGTCAATGAGGTGCTGCCTGCTGCGAACAAACAGCCGACAACCAAGCCGATAACTCCTCGTGCACCTGCCACTACAAAAAAGCCTTTCTCTGTCCTGATGCTTGGTGTCGACCAGCGGCCTGGAGACAAAGGAAGATCCGATACCATCATCGTACTGACCGTAAATCCTAATAAAAAATCGGTGAAAATGCTCAGCATCCCGCGCGATACCCGTACTGAAATTATCGGAAAAGGGAAAGAAGATAAAATCAACCATGCTTATGCGTTTGGCGGCGTCCAAATGTCAGTCAATACGGTTGAACACTTCCTCGGCATCCCGATTGATTACTACATGAAAGTGAATATGGAAGGATTACGAGATGTAGTGGATGCCATTGGCGGCGTAAAAGTACATAACGATTTAGATTTCACTTCCGATGGTGTGCATTTTCCAATTGGTGAAGTCAGCCTGAACGGAAAAACAGCTCTTTCCTATTCGAGAATGAGATATGAAGACCCACATGGAGATTTCGGCCGTCAGTCAAGGCAGCGGAAAATTATCCAGGAGGTAATCAATAAAGGGGCTAGCTTCTCTACCCTTTCCAATTACAAAGGGGTTCTTGGAGCGATGGAAAAGAACATTCAAACAAACATGACCTTAAATGAGATGATCGATATCCAGAAAAACTATATTCAAGCGAGAGAACACATTGAGCAAGAGGCACTTGAAGGAAACGGAACAAAAATGAATAAAATTTATTATTTCATTGTATCTCCCGAAGAGAAGCAGCGGGTACATAATGAACTGATGAATCATCTGGAAATATAA
- a CDS encoding response regulator transcription factor: MKHIFVVDDEKNIRDILQKYIENEGYKVTLFSDGRQVFQEMLRLKPDLLIIDIMMPHIDGLELCKEIRKQSETPIIFVSARDDEFDRILGLELGGDDYLTKPFSPRELMVRIRNIFKRMEKNTAVQQQLVNIRDVNIDTNRRYIEKDGQEIKLTTREYDLFLFFACNKGKPYTREELLEYIWGYEFSGDGRLIDDLVKRVRKKLEMHKSSVELSTIWGYGYRLDD; this comes from the coding sequence GTGAAGCATATATTTGTAGTCGATGATGAAAAGAATATCCGCGATATTTTGCAAAAATATATTGAAAATGAAGGTTATAAGGTGACTCTTTTTTCTGATGGAAGGCAAGTGTTCCAGGAGATGCTGCGTTTAAAGCCCGATTTGTTGATTATTGACATCATGATGCCTCATATCGATGGCCTGGAGCTTTGTAAGGAAATTCGAAAGCAAAGTGAAACACCCATTATTTTCGTTTCTGCGAGAGATGATGAGTTTGACCGGATTTTAGGTCTCGAGCTCGGCGGGGATGATTATTTAACAAAACCTTTCAGCCCGAGAGAGTTGATGGTGCGGATCAGGAATATTTTTAAGAGGATGGAAAAAAACACTGCCGTCCAGCAGCAATTGGTAAATATTCGGGATGTTAATATCGATACTAATAGAAGATACATAGAAAAAGATGGACAGGAAATCAAATTGACGACGAGAGAGTACGATTTGTTTCTATTCTTCGCGTGCAATAAAGGAAAGCCATATACGAGGGAAGAATTGCTGGAGTATATATGGGGATACGAGTTTTCGGGTGATGGAAGGCTTATTGATGATCTCGTGAAACGAGTTCGAAAAAAATTAGAAATGCACAAATCCTCAGTCGAGCTATCGACGATTTGGGGATATGGGTACCGACTCGATGATTAA